In Lathyrus oleraceus cultivar Zhongwan6 chromosome 2, CAAS_Psat_ZW6_1.0, whole genome shotgun sequence, the DNA window tccacctggataggaccacatacatcagagtatatgacttcaagaattgccttcgacctgcttcctgcatccttattgaagttgttcttatgttgcttcgcctgcacacattcttcacacacttcgtttggaatgtcgatttttggtaatcctgaaaccatatttcaTATCTTCAAATCTgtgatgtctttgaaattgagatgaccaagtctgtaatgccatatccattcatctctaCTGGCTGCTGTTGCAAGACACTTATGCTCCATTACATTTAGCTCAATAttgaaggttctattatgagacattggagccttcaagacCAACCTTCCATTTaagtcgagaactctcatcatcttgtaGTTATTTTCGACTAACTACCCTATGCTTAacaaattgctcttcatgcctggtatgtataacacatttgaaattactgaccttttgccgtctttcctcataatcagaacatcaccaacaccttcagctgctagagcgttgtcatttgcaaatttcaccataTTATTCATTGAGGGTTctatgttgacaaaccaatcttttcttccagacatgtgtgatgagcatcctgaatccaagtaccactggtccttgaatctctcttattctcttgttgtaaccatcaacaacatctcttcttcttcatgtttcaccagctttgcataagtttcttgatttttctgtttttctggacaatcactagaatagtgaccatacctttgacaattgtaacaccgaatgtgacttttgtctggcttttgaccaccacctcttcctctacctgcaacaccacctaTTTGGTTGCCTTAGTTCCAGAATTTTCTCTAATTCGACCAATTTCCTTCTTgttgatttcgaccagtcgaattgttgtaacctcctctgcctttgttgtcattccagcttcctttgccttttctttctttcgctgattgagcctgcaaaggCACATCACTATTCGAatttcctgcagctctttcagccattctttgttcatgagattcaagcgtccattgaagctcttcctttgtcaattttgacaaatctttcgactcttctatggctactaccacatggtcgaactttggagccaacgacctcaagattttttcaacaacagatcttgatgtcaacacttctccacataccttgatttgattcaccagtttcgtaaccttggtgaagaaatcagttatgctttcattatcttccatttgaagcaattcatacgttcttttgtgagtttgtaacctcacctctttcaccttcaCTGCGCCTCgaaacgatttctccagaatttcccatgtttgtttcgctgactctgcatcactaaccttttcaaagttatctgcatcaacacattgatggattataaagagagttttataatctttcttcttcaattctttatgtgcagccttttcgTGATCTGTCACGGCTTCTGCAAGCGTTACTACTaattccttcacaagatcccaaagatcttgataatagaacacaacctttatctgcttacaccaattctcataattgttattcttgagaatcggaagatttgctggaaaatgcccgtttggatgattcgttgccatggtgattttttcccacgaatcgattaaaccggagctcttgataccagatgttggaaatcctccaaaacctatggagaatttcaataAATCTTGATGgacaagattgttatcacccatacaatgaaaatgaaaagaagaacaatggagaaagaaagaaagtaaagaacgatgaaggagaagacTAATATAATTTTACCCATAAACTGTGGAAAgcttcttattcactttgcaactgcaaaatactgtgaatacagTGTTATGAAGGCTCTATTCACTTCTTTACAAAAATAAGGtttactccctctatttatagatttaagttaacttggacctcaagtcaaaccccaaaattataaaagcccaaaatagataacactactaaaatagacCTAAGTCGAAATtatgtgtgaagcaacatgcttcgacacttcgacacactaacacaactcaacacactaggtggctcgacacttccttactctgtcgagcaacctgcttcgacacaaagaattacaattcaacatgATTGACACGGTCCCATTATCACTGTTCACTTTTCACACTAAGTCATGATTCTTTTGAGATATATATGATGGTCTATATAGATGAGCTCATCATATTAGGCATTGAGCTTGCTCGTAAATTCTAAGACATCATCTTATGTCAACAAAAATATACTTTTGACGTTAATTTGGACGTGTTCGAATCTAAGTTTGTTGGTTTTCCACTATATCAAAATCATCGTCTCTCTTTGGCCGATGAAACTCCTCTTACCAATTTGGATTGTTATCTCAGACTAATCAACCGATTAATTTACATAATTGTCACTAGACCCAAACTTTCTTGTTGTGACCATATATTGACTCAATTCATGCAAAACTCTAAAGAAAAACTTAGGAACGTTGATATTTGGATTGAGTGTATGTTTCCCAGGCACTCTCTTATTAGATGGATTGTTTTTCTTGATAATTTCTCTAATTTTGGAAAACCAATATGCAACATGTTGGATCTCCCATGAGACTTTATTGTGATAGGCCGTCGACATTACATATAGTTTTAATCCCGTTTTTCAAGAATGTTTAAAACACATTTGAATTGATTGTCATTTTTTACGCGGTGAGCTCCTCAAATGCAACATTTTGACTCATCATGTGTACACAAAAACTCAACTAACGGACATTTTCATTAAAGTCTTGGAAAAACAAcaatttgatttatttttttaaacaagTTGAACAACCATAATCTTCATGTTCAAACTTGAGGAAGGGACTTAGGCTAATGTAGGGCAATCAATATTCATGTAAATTTATGTTGACTTGAATATACCAGTTTAGGATACATATCACATATTTAGGCATACTCTTTAAGCATTTATGTTTGAAAACACTAACATGGTATTCAACCCTGGTATTCAAAATCTGTTACAATCGGAAGTCTATGTAGTACAACTATTAGCTAAACTTAACTTGAATGTATTCTTTTTTAAGAAACGGATTAAATTGATTCATCCATTAGTACACTATCCTTTCATTTTCTCATGCATAATTAAATACATATTACCATATTAAGGGCTATtggaaattttgaagaaaaaaatttAAGCAGCTCTGTTTGCATTGTTTGTAAAGACattgaaataattaaaatagaTGCTTCAATCAAGTAAAGAAAAAACAAATTGAATATTATAAACAATTTCAAGCTTCAAGAAAAGAAAATTGTTTATAAATTACATGCATACATCTTAGCTGGAATCTAGCACAAACTGGTCCCTACCCATTACCCACACTTTCACACCGACAACAAACCCAATCAAATAAATCATAAAAACAAACCATTATATAAATAAATACAAAACAGAATCTGaaaattgtatttttttttaaaaataaaaaacaacaGTGCCCCAAACATGTTGGTGCCACCGTGTTATTTTATTTCCTTCACAAACAAAATCAaagaaatgaaaataaaattaaaaaaaaaaaagaaaaagaaaaagaaaaagaatatcTATCACAATTTGACCATAGCTGTCATGTGTAGTAGTTTTGCATCCACCGACACTCCACTTTCTTTTTTTGGTCAATTAATTTATAACCAATTATTAAACCAAAGCTCCAATAATCAAACTGAAAATTACCATAATGAATCTGAACCCTTGATTTAATCCACTCACTCCGCTATCGTCAGCAGCTTTCTGATCATCGGAATCTGCATCCGCATCCGGTCCATCCGCCGCTGGAGAATCCGCATCTTCATCCGCCGCCGCCTTACCTTTCTTCTTGCTCTTCTTCGCCGCCTTCGGTGACTCTGCCGGTGCTAATTCTTCTTTAACTCCCTTAAACAACTCTCTCGGCATCAAAACCTTGTTGATCTTATACACCACAAACGGATCTTGATCGATCAGTGTTCCGATAATGTTGGCGGTGTTAACCTTGGTTTCAAGGTTCACGTCTTCACCGTCGTTTTGGACGGTGAAATCATATTTGTTAGCACCTTCTGTTGCTAGCGTGTTCATGATACCGTTGTTAGATTTCAGCATCTGTAACGATTGGTAAACGGGAACTCCGTGATATAAAAGAAGTGAAACTTTCTTGGCGTCGGTTAGGTTTTTGTATTTAGCAGCGAAACCGTTAACGGCGCTGTCAGTTGGGCAGAAAACGGTTAAACCGCCGTCAACGGTGTCTTTGAAAGTCGGAAGAGCTTTTGAAACACGTAGCAAATCGGCGAAGGCTTTGCAACCTTGTTTTGACATGATTGAGATTAAGTCGATATCGCTCGGAGATGCCGTCGGTGCTTCGGCGTCGGCGGAGCTTAGAGGTTGACTGATTTGAAGTACGGAGATGACGTAAGGAAGTTCTTCAACGGATTTCACGTAGAAAGAATGTAGGCCGTCGTTGTCTTCCGCGCCGAAACCGACTTTGCCGCCTTTGAGATTCGTGACGTTGACGTAACCGGCAGTTCCCGCGGCGGCTCCGGTTGCTTGAAACATGGACGAAACTAGAGTTGTACCGTTCGTGATTTGGTGGAGTTTCTTCGCGCCGAAGTAGTCGACTAAGACGTGAAGGGAGAGGACGTTTTTGAGAGTGGTGACGGAGAGGTGTTTCTCGAGAAGGGACGACATGGCGGCATTATCGATGGCGAGGATTGTTATGGTTTGGCGGCGGTTGATTTCGTCGGCGAGGTGAGTGATGGTGAGGTAGTGGTTGAAGGTGGAGAATCCAGGGTGTTTGCCGAGAATGCGGGTGATGTTGTGGCTGCCGGAGGTGGCGGCACCGGCGGTGGTGGAGTGAATAAGTGATAGTATTAGTGTGAGAGAGAATAGAACAAGTGGTGCTAGTTGCTTCTTCATTTTGGAGAATTAGTTGAAAAATAATGGAAGCAACTAACTAAGCAAAGAGGGAAGTGAAGAGTGGTATGAATGTGAGTATATATGTAATGTATATGTATATTTTTATAACAATGTTTATAACCATatgattatttttattattatgtTAGCCATGTTATGTTAGAGACAGAGAGCTTAGAGTTTACATATTCAAATGGAATATGATTCTCTACAATGACTAGTTGCATGCATTCACTAAGTTAGAATTTTTTTTAACTTCTCATCGAGATCCAACGGTCTAGATTAAATGTTATAACGGAAAAGTTTCCAACAATAAATCGTTTATTTtctaaatatatttaaaattcaAGCGAGAGATACCCTTTGAAAATCTTAATGCTTAGTAGAGataattaaaattattaaaattgtAGTATATGGTTTGTGTAGTGACAAATAATGCCAGGTTGGTATTTGGTGATAGAGGGCCCCATGAAAGATTGGAAGATTGTAATTATTTGAGCATAATATAAAGACCAACAAGACGCAGCTTTCACTCTTTCATTTCAGAGAATAGGTAAATTTGCATCCCACCGACACTTTTTGACCCCACACGTTGGTGTTTGTTAAAAATATTATTTTCTGTTACTGTTGGTAAATTTAGTCTAGGGATAAGGATGATAATGATTAATTTAACTGTTTAACGGACAATTATTAAGGTCCCATGTATTGAAATCAAAGTCACATGTTTCAAATCAAAAACAATGGACATGCACGAAGGCAAAAGTAATTGCAATACCAAGTTCTTGAGTTTTATTGCTTGTTATTCCTACATTTTACACGTTACCGAACGACAGATGATGAGATAAATTGATCATTAATGATGGTTTTTATGGATTAAATTGATGAAATGGTAATAGGCTAATCATTATATTAATTCTTTATTTCACAAAAATAGGATCAATGACGGAATTACACAAATTCAAGTTGAACAAAACAATTAATCAAAATTATATACACGCATCTATTATGAAGTGATTATTAGATATGTACTTCAATTTTAAAAGTTAGAAAGTTAGAAATAGTTATAAGATGATTACCAATTATAACTAACTTCAAATATGGTTAATACATTGGTTACTATTAGTTATACACGTGGTTACTACATATTTTACATATTTCACACGATGTtattattaaatatatatatGGTTACTATAAACTTTATATTTAGTTATTAACTAAAAGTTAGTTAATAGTATgatcatatatatataaattatGTAACATATGTTTGTAATACACTCAATTCCATTCCAATAATAGTTCTCTTTCAATAATTTTTAATTTGATATAAGTTACTCAACAAATTGATATATAGAGCACTAGTTCAATCCTTAATCTCCACCCATGGAACTGAATGTTTAACCTCCAATAAATTCCCTACTAATCTACAAGTTTTCAAGGGAGAACATTAAGATATATGATGTACATAGATGAAAGTCATATTCAAATTCAAAGATGTGCTTGAAATCGTGAATATGGATTTTTTTGGCATTAGAGGCAAATGCTACTTAGGCACAAAAAGCTAGTCATCGTGAAATGAGCAAGAAAGATTGGAAATACTTGTTCTTGACTCATCATTGTGTTAATTCAAATGTCTTTGAGATGATCGTTGAGCAAGAAACAACCAAAGGTGTGTCAGATACTCTCAAAAAATTGTATGATGAGGATGATAAATTAAAGACAGACAAGTTGTAATCCTTAAGGAAATAATATGAGAATTTGCAGATGAATGATAATGAAGTAATTGTTGATTTCTTCTCAAAATTGATGATTTTGACCAATCAAATGAAGTCTTGTGGAGAAAAGATTTTTGAACTACAAAAAATGAAGAAGGTTTTAAGAGCTATTTTGGCCAAGTTTGATCACGTCGTTGTTGCCATTGAAGATTTTAAAGAAGCTTGAAGAATTGCAAGAATATCTTGAAGCTCATGAGTTAAGGCTGAAACAGATAAATTCATAAAAGGTGTCTGAACAAGCTTTGCAAGCCAAATTCTTCAAAAAACCGAAAGAAGAATCCATTCAGAAAATGTGAGCTTCCAATCTCACTCCTCACTCACTctccaaaaatattttttactttctCTCACTTAAAATTAGTCGTATCGCTTTCGAGAAAGACCTTTTTGTTTAGTGAGGAATCTTGTATTTTGGAAGGAGTATTATTGTAAATTCATCATGGAATATTTTTATCTTGGTTAAATAATTTATCCATAAGGGAGTATTTGCTTGGGTTCAAAGCTAAACCTGTTAAAATCTTTGATTTGGGGATTTAGGTTCTAAGTCAATATTTCAGTTCTAAGCTAATCTAGAAGGCACCTTTGTCAACCAACACCATATTCAAGATTATATCAACATGTTAGACCATTAATGTCTTGCATCAACTATAGATGGAAATCAAAATTATACTTGAAATTTGAGGTTTGGTGATAACGTGAAACTATACCGTTTATTTTACTCGATCCGTATGCATTTTAGTATAATTTTGTGTATGTTTTATTGTATTATACCAGTGTTGGTGCCCTGTTTCAGGTGCTTGTCGATGCAGAACTCACGTGTgagaaagaaataaagaaaagagaagaaatgaagaaaaaaagaaaaacgTTGAAAATGCAAGTTCTATGCTTGTGGCATTCACCATGGGCTTGTGGCGTTCACCACGACCCCTTGCCACATCCCTTCAGACTTTTCGTACCATGGCGTTTGCCATGGCCCTGTGGCGTTCGCCATAGGCACACAATGCTATTTTTCAGCAATTGCACAGAACATGGTCAAAAGTCCCTCTATGTTTTCCTCAACCACTTCCACATGAATTTAGGGAAGTTCAACTCTTATTTCACCAGTATAAAAAGGAAGAACCAGAAGAAAAAAACATCCAAGTTTTTATCGTGTAATTTTGATTCTTAGTTTTAAACAGAAACACCTGAAAAGTGATAGTTCTTCAACATCGGAAGGCTATTGCACCTTTGTTCTTAAATTTACAAGTTGTTTGGATGAAGCGTACCGACATCGTTATATTTTCCAGTTGTTATTTGTACTAGATGAATTCTCCGAAGTTTAatccaattattattatttatcCGGTTTCTTTTAATTGCTTAATTCTTTACTTTCCACTTTCATTTgcaattttgaattttgattatgtTTATGTTTAATAATTATATCTGTAGAATTAAGTTTAAAACCATGTGTGGCTAAACCTTTCGACATCGGTATGTAAGGACTGTCGTTCCAACGGGATTCAATgataattaatttttatttttataagTTATTTTTCTGGCTCTGGTTTCCAATTCTAATTTAAAAAGGTTTTTGCACGAGAGTGAAAAGTCAATAAGGTTATAAATCAACAGAGCAAGAGTTGGAGATTTTAACCGGATAGTGGTTTCTAGacattaatcctaaacacaacgagagcgctttaggatCAATTATGATTTATCAATttccaaaaattacttttaattcaGGTGGGTGAGCGAGTGCAAAGCATTTTGGCTTAAGAGTATAGCCCGAGTCAATAACACGAGAGTGTGAGGCAAAGTcttttaatttgatattttctacTGAAAAGTGATTTACCTTATTTTAATGTTAATTATTTACCGAATCCTCGAAGAATTATGTAATTTACATACCGATGCCTCTTTATTGaatattttcattttattttaatgttaattattttaatatttttggCCTCTTTATTGAatattttcattttattattattattgaatcTAATCTAAAAAAGAAAACAATCATTAGCCTTAACTTTACatagtaactttagataacggtagTTTGGTTTTGGTCCTTTGGATTCGATATCTTTTTAAAACTACGTGATACaattgtgcacttgcagttagcAATTTCGATAGACATACTATGTCTCGATCATTTGGCCATCTCAAACTTAAGAGTCTATGCTTGATGCACATAAAGAAGATGGTGTATGGTCATCCCAAGATCACAATGCCAAAGCATCTATGTGAGGAGTGTTGCATTGTCAAGAAAACTAGAAGTTTATTCAAACATGACTTGTCAATGAGGTTACAACAAAAATTAGAGATTGTGCACTCAAATGTGTGTGGTCCCTTTGAAGTGAAGTCACTTGGAGGTAATTGCTGCTTCTTAACCTTCATAGATAAATTCACTAGAGATATGTGGATTTACTTATTAGAGAATAAAACTGAGGTGTTATTAAACTTCAAGATATCTAAGATACTAATTGAGAAGCATGATGAATGTGCAATCAAAAGGTTGAGAATTGATGGTGGTGGTGAGTACACACTAACCGTGTCTGCTTATTTTTATAAAAAGGAATGGATTGAGCATTAAGTTAAATCACCTTACACACCTCTACATAATGAAATGGTTGATAGAAAGAATATACTTATTTTAAATATGGAAAGAAACACGtttgaggcaatgcaaatgccAAACCATTTTTGAGGTGAGGCTACTTATATTGTTTTCTACATCATCAATAGATGTCTAACAAAGAAGCTGAATAACAAGACACCTTATGAAGGTTGGTATGGCTTGAAACCAAGTTTTGGACACTTCAAGATTTTTTGCTCATTATGTTGCAAACATGTAAGATTCATGATAGAGGCCAAGACATGATCTTGGTTGGATACCATTCTACAAGAGCCAACAAATTATTCTCATCAAATGAGAATAGTGTAGTGATTAGTAGGGATGTGGAATTTTATGAAAGTAAAGGATGGAACTGGTTCAAATCAATGAAGAAGGTTGAAGATGCAAGTCACATTAGAACCACTCTTCAAGATGATGAATAAGAAGTAGAGGCCGAGACTGAACCTTCACAACCTCAGGAGGTGAGAAGATCAACAAGATTTAGAACTCAATTAGTCATAGCAAATGGTTGTGAGGGGTTTCTAGATCAATCCATAAGAGAAAATAGTGATGTAATTGAAGAAGCCACAATGGTTCATTTAGAGCTAATAAATCATGTTCAAGCCATGAAGGATTAGAATTGGCAAGGTGTAATGAATGAAGAGATCAATGCCATTGAAAAAGAACAATACCTATGAACTGGTCAATTATTCGGGTAAAAAGGCAATAAATGTCAGGTGGGTTTACAAGCTAAATTTGAAGCCTAATGGTGAAATTTCCAAGCATAAGGCAAGATTGATGGCAAAAAGGTTTCTCCAAAAGGAGAGAATTAATTTTAATTAAGTCTATACACCAGTGGCTATACTTGAAACTATAAGGTTGGTTTTAGCCATTGCAGCATATAGAGGTTATAAGATGCTACAATTTAATTTGAAGTTAGTCTTCCTCAATGGACCTCTTGAAGAATTTTATGTGAACCAGTTGACAAGCAACAAGCGTATGATTTCTATCGAAGTAATATAAAGTTAGCATCCCCTATAGACCATTCTAACTTCCAAGTTCTATTATCTCGGTGTTTATCTAAGACTATTGTtaatatttgtttgaaatttttGTTTGATTTAAACTTGAATTATAAAACAAGATTTAGGATTGCGATTCATATCCTAGACTCTCTCATGCAAGTTCTCAATTTTATCCATTACGAGAAATAATAGCTTTGTAGAAACGAATAGAAAAAATGGATAATACATACTTTTGTCAACGTATTATCCTGTCATAAACCAACAAACCGCCTACTTTCGTC includes these proteins:
- the LOC127117477 gene encoding fasciclin-like arabinogalactan protein 2 — encoded protein: MKKQLAPLVLFSLTLILSLIHSTTAGAATSGSHNITRILGKHPGFSTFNHYLTITHLADEINRRQTITILAIDNAAMSSLLEKHLSVTTLKNVLSLHVLVDYFGAKKLHQITNGTTLVSSMFQATGAAAGTAGYVNVTNLKGGKVGFGAEDNDGLHSFYVKSVEELPYVISVLQISQPLSSADAEAPTASPSDIDLISIMSKQGCKAFADLLRVSKALPTFKDTVDGGLTVFCPTDSAVNGFAAKYKNLTDAKKVSLLLYHGVPVYQSLQMLKSNNGIMNTLATEGANKYDFTVQNDGEDVNLETKVNTANIIGTLIDQDPFVVYKINKVLMPRELFKGVKEELAPAESPKAAKKSKKKGKAAADEDADSPAADGPDADADSDDQKAADDSGVSGLNQGFRFIMVIFSLIIGALV